Proteins encoded by one window of Ralstonia sp. RRA:
- the ahpC gene encoding alkyl hydroperoxide reductase subunit C translates to MSLINTQVQPFKAEAFHNGKFITVTEESLKGKWSVLIFMPAAFTFNCPTEVEDAADNYAEFQKAGAEVYIVTTDTHFSHKVWHETSPAVGKAQFPLVGDPTHALTNAFGVHIPEEGLALRGTFVIDPQGTIKTLEVHDNAIARDVKETLRKLKAAQFVANNPGNVCPAKWNEGAKTIKPSLDLVGKI, encoded by the coding sequence ATGTCGCTGATTAATACGCAAGTTCAACCGTTCAAGGCCGAAGCTTTCCACAACGGCAAGTTCATCACCGTTACGGAAGAGTCGCTCAAGGGCAAGTGGTCCGTGCTGATCTTCATGCCGGCCGCGTTCACGTTCAACTGCCCGACCGAAGTGGAAGATGCTGCTGACAACTATGCAGAATTCCAAAAGGCCGGCGCTGAGGTCTACATCGTTACGACCGACACGCACTTCTCGCACAAGGTGTGGCACGAAACCTCGCCGGCCGTGGGCAAGGCACAGTTCCCGCTGGTGGGCGACCCCACGCACGCACTGACCAACGCTTTCGGCGTGCACATCCCCGAAGAAGGCCTGGCTCTGCGCGGCACGTTCGTGATCGACCCGCAAGGCACGATCAAGACGCTGGAAGTGCACGACAACGCCATCGCACGTGACGTGAAGGAAACCCTGCGCAAGCTCAAGGCTGCCCAGTTCGTCGCCAACAACCCGGGCAACGTGTGCCCGGCCAAGTGGAACGAAGGCGCGAAGACCATCAAGCCGTCGCTGGATCTGGTCGGCAAGATCTAA
- the ahpF gene encoding alkyl hydroperoxide reductase subunit F, which translates to MLDADVKAQLKAYLERLVQPIELVANVDDSEGSRDMMDLLRDVAEQSSMIVLTEQRDAAERAPSFLIRRTGSDVSVRFAAIPTGHEFTSLVLALLQVGGYAPKLEADVIEQIRNIEGDFRFETYMSLTCQNCPDVVQALNVMSVINPRIQHVAIDGGMYQDEIEQRKIMAVPTVFLNGETFGTGRMGVEEILAKIDTGAAARDAEKLAAKEPYEVLIVGGGPAGAAAAVYAARKGVRTGVVAERFGGQVLDTLAIENFISVSETEGPKFAAALEQHVRQYEVDIMNAQRAVKLTPADAPGGFAEVTLANGAVLKGRSIILSTGARWRNVNVPGEQEYKNKGVAYCPHCDGPLFKGKRVAVIGGGNSGVEAAIDLAGLVNHVTLLEFAEELKADAVLVRKLKSLPNATIVTNAQTSEITGNGEKVNGLRYKDRVGGVEHEIALEGVFVQIGLVPNTEWLDGAVERNRFGEIVVDARGQTSAEGVFAAGDATTTPYKQIIIATGDGAKAALSAFDHLIRVPLAEAA; encoded by the coding sequence ATGCTGGATGCTGATGTCAAGGCCCAACTGAAGGCCTACCTCGAACGCCTCGTGCAGCCCATTGAACTGGTCGCCAACGTCGATGACAGCGAGGGCTCCCGCGACATGATGGACCTGCTGCGTGATGTGGCCGAGCAGTCCAGCATGATCGTGCTGACCGAACAACGTGACGCGGCTGAGCGTGCGCCGTCGTTCCTGATCCGCCGCACCGGCTCCGATGTGAGCGTGCGTTTTGCCGCGATCCCGACGGGTCACGAGTTCACCTCGCTCGTGCTGGCGCTGCTGCAAGTGGGCGGCTATGCGCCCAAGCTCGAAGCCGACGTCATCGAACAGATTCGCAACATCGAAGGGGATTTCCGCTTCGAGACCTACATGTCGCTCACGTGCCAGAACTGCCCGGACGTGGTCCAGGCGCTGAACGTGATGTCCGTGATCAACCCGCGCATCCAGCACGTCGCCATTGACGGCGGCATGTACCAGGACGAAATCGAGCAGCGCAAGATCATGGCGGTGCCGACGGTGTTCCTGAACGGTGAAACCTTCGGCACGGGCCGCATGGGCGTGGAAGAGATCCTCGCCAAGATCGACACCGGTGCCGCAGCGCGTGATGCTGAAAAGCTCGCCGCCAAGGAGCCGTATGAAGTGCTGATCGTGGGCGGTGGCCCGGCCGGCGCTGCAGCTGCCGTGTACGCAGCACGCAAGGGTGTGCGCACTGGCGTGGTGGCCGAGCGCTTTGGTGGTCAGGTGCTGGATACGCTGGCCATCGAGAACTTCATCTCCGTGTCGGAAACCGAAGGGCCGAAGTTTGCCGCCGCGCTGGAGCAGCACGTGCGCCAGTACGAGGTCGACATCATGAACGCGCAGCGCGCAGTCAAGCTCACGCCGGCTGATGCGCCGGGCGGCTTTGCCGAGGTGACGCTGGCCAATGGTGCGGTGCTCAAGGGCCGCTCGATCATCCTGTCGACCGGTGCACGCTGGCGCAATGTGAACGTGCCCGGCGAGCAGGAATACAAGAACAAGGGCGTGGCGTACTGCCCGCACTGCGATGGCCCGCTGTTCAAGGGCAAGCGCGTGGCCGTGATTGGCGGTGGCAATTCTGGTGTGGAAGCCGCCATCGACCTGGCTGGCCTGGTCAACCACGTCACGCTGCTGGAGTTTGCTGAAGAACTGAAGGCAGACGCCGTGCTGGTGCGCAAGCTGAAGAGCCTGCCGAACGCGACCATCGTCACCAACGCACAGACCAGCGAGATCACCGGCAACGGTGAGAAGGTGAACGGTCTGCGCTACAAGGACCGCGTGGGCGGCGTCGAGCACGAGATCGCGCTGGAAGGCGTGTTCGTGCAGATCGGTCTGGTGCCCAACACCGAGTGGCTGGATGGCGCGGTGGAGCGCAACCGCTTTGGCGAGATCGTTGTCGATGCGCGCGGTCAGACCAGCGCGGAAGGCGTGTTCGCTGCAGGCGATGCGACCACCACGCCGTACAAGCAGATCATCATCGCCACGGGTGATGGTGCCAAGGCTGCGCTGTCTGCGTTCGATCACCTGATCCGGGTGCCGCTGGCGGAAGCTGCGTGA
- a CDS encoding alpha/beta hydrolase has protein sequence MHRNLLPPQPSNTHLGFTLHGSGPEHVLVMHDWLGDHTNYDAILPYLDSTAFTYAFVDLRGYGLSMHLAGAVTINEIATDSFAVADHLGWRQFHLVGHSMTGMATQRMAADAPERIQSAVAICPISAAGNPLPEAAAAFFASTCDNDAAFCRLIQFVTGGLSDGWAKAKLRQNRACTAPEYRPRYLHMLTTTRFVEDVQGLETPFLIIVGSNDPGLDETAMKQTFLAWHPNAELVTLSQCGHYPMQECPPHFVQVVERFLLRHTR, from the coding sequence ATGCACCGCAACCTCTTGCCGCCCCAGCCCTCGAACACCCACCTTGGCTTCACGCTCCACGGCTCCGGGCCAGAGCACGTGCTCGTCATGCATGACTGGCTGGGCGACCACACCAACTACGACGCCATACTGCCCTACCTGGACAGCACGGCCTTCACCTACGCCTTTGTCGACCTGCGCGGCTACGGCCTGTCCATGCACCTCGCGGGTGCCGTCACCATCAACGAAATTGCTACCGATAGCTTTGCCGTGGCGGATCACCTCGGCTGGCGGCAATTTCATCTAGTCGGCCACTCCATGACCGGGATGGCAACGCAGCGCATGGCAGCCGACGCCCCGGAGCGCATCCAGAGCGCGGTGGCGATCTGCCCGATTTCCGCTGCGGGCAACCCGCTCCCAGAAGCCGCTGCCGCGTTCTTTGCCAGCACGTGTGACAACGACGCGGCGTTCTGCCGTTTGATCCAGTTCGTCACAGGTGGTCTATCGGATGGATGGGCCAAGGCAAAGCTGCGCCAGAACAGAGCGTGCACCGCGCCCGAATACCGTCCGCGCTACCTGCACATGCTGACGACAACCCGCTTCGTCGAAGACGTGCAAGGGCTGGAAACGCCGTTCCTGATCATCGTCGGAAGCAACGACCCTGGCCTGGATGAAACGGCCATGAAGCAGACCTTCCTTGCTTGGCATCCCAATGCGGAATTGGTGACACTGTCGCAGTGCGGTCACTACCCGATGCAGGAATGTCCGCCGCATTTCGTACAGGTGGTCGAGCGCTTTCTACTGAGGCACACGCGCTAG
- a CDS encoding GFA family protein, with product MQHTGTCHCQAVAFMFDAELDELIRCNCSLCSKRNALMATVPRERFHITHGQDALRLYRWNSGIAQHYFCGTCGIYVYHQRRSNPEFLSVNAYCIDSVDAAALPVREVDGKSRSVVSPQPQGDQ from the coding sequence ACGGGAACATGCCACTGCCAAGCCGTCGCCTTCATGTTCGACGCGGAACTCGATGAACTGATCCGCTGCAACTGCTCACTGTGCAGCAAGCGCAATGCGCTGATGGCGACCGTGCCGCGCGAGCGCTTCCACATCACGCACGGCCAGGACGCGCTACGCCTGTACCGCTGGAACAGCGGCATCGCCCAGCACTATTTTTGCGGTACGTGCGGCATCTATGTCTATCACCAGCGCCGCAGCAATCCCGAGTTTCTCAGCGTGAACGCGTACTGCATCGACAGCGTGGATGCTGCCGCATTGCCCGTACGAGAGGTCGATGGCAAGAGCCGGAGCGTGGTGAGTCCGCAGCCGCAAGGCGACCAGTGA